The following proteins come from a genomic window of Trifolium pratense cultivar HEN17-A07 linkage group LG4, ARS_RC_1.1, whole genome shotgun sequence:
- the LOC123921057 gene encoding glucose-1-phosphate adenylyltransferase small subunit 1, chloroplastic has product MASMATTGVVKVPRSSSSSSSSSSSTNVRNKTIQQSLSFSSSQFSGNKIVTVSGGARRVRCTRKHVIVTPKAVSDSQNSQTCLDPDASRSVLGIILGGGAGTRLYPLTKKRAKPAVPLGANYRLIDIPVSNCLNSNISKIYVLTQFNSASLNRHLSRAYASNLGGYKNEGFVEVLAAQQSPENPNWFQGTADAVRQYLWLFEEHNVLEYLILAGDHLYRMDYEKFIQAHRETDADITVAALPMDEKRATAFGLMKIDEEGRIIEFAEKPQGDQLKAMKVDTTILGLDDERAKELPFIASMGIYVISKNVMLDLLREKFPGANDFGSEVIPGATSIGMRVQAYLYDGYWEDIGTIEAFYNANLGITKKPVPDFSFYDRSSPIYTQPRYLPPSKMLDADITDSVIGEGCVIKNCKIFHSVVGLRSCISEGAIIEDTLLMGADYYETESDKRFLAAKGSVPIGIGRNSHIKRAIVDKNARIGENVKIINTDNVQEAARETEGYFIKSGIVTVIKDALIPSGTVI; this is encoded by the exons ATGGCTTCTATGGCTACTACAGGTGTTGTCAAAGTACcacgttcttcttcttcttcttcttcttcttcttcttcaacaaatgTAAGAAACAAAACCATTCAACAAAGTCTCTCATTCTCATCTTCACAGTTCTCTGGCAACAAGATTGTAACAGTTTCAGGTGGTGCAAGAAGAGTAAGGTGCACTCGCAAGCATGTGATTGTTACTCCTAAGGCAGTTTCTGATTCACAGAATTCACAGACTTGCCTTGATCCTGATGCTAGCAGA AGTGTACTTGGAATTATACTTGGAGGCGGCGCTGGTACTCGTCTTTATCCACTCACCAAGAAGAGAGCAAAACCAGCCGTTCCTCTTGGAGCTAACTATAGACTCATTGATATTCCTGTTAGCAACTGCTTAAATAGCAACATATCTAAGATCTATGTTCTTACTCAATTCAATTCTGCATCCCTCAACCGACATCTTTCTCGTGCTTATGCAAGCAACCTTGGTGGCTACAAAAATGAAGGTTTTGTTGAGGTTCTTGCTGCTCAGCAAAGTCCTGAGAATCCTAATTGGTTCCAG GGTACTGCAGATGCTGTGAGGCAATACTTATGGTTGTTTGAAGAACACAATGTTTTGGAGTACTTAATTCTAGCTGGTGACCATTTGTATCGAATGGATTATGAGAAATTTATCCAAGCACACAGGGAAACTGATGCTGATATCACTGTGGCTGCATTGCCAATGGACGAAAAGCGTGCCACTGCTTTCGGTCTTATGAAGATCGATGAAGAGGGGCGTATAATTGAGTTTGCAGAAAAGCCACAAGGAGACCAGTTGAAAGCTATGAAG GTTGATACTACCATTTTGGGTCTTGATGATGAAAGAGCAAAGGAATTGCCTTTTATTGCTAGCATGGGTATATATGTTATCAGCAAAAATGTGATGTTAGACCTACTTCGCGAGAAGTTTCCTGGTGCAAATGACTTTGGAAGTGAAGTGATTCCTGGTGCTACTTCCATCGGAATGAGA GTGCAAGCTTACTTATATGATGGTTACTGGGAAGACATTGGTACCATTGAGGCTTTCTATAATGCAAATCTCGGAATCACCAAAAAGCCGGTGCCTGACTTCAG TTTCTATGACCGTTCATCTCCAATTTACACGCAACCACGATATTTACCTCCATCTAAGATGCTTGATGCTGATATCACTGATAGTGTTATCGGGGAAGGATGTGTGATTAAG AACTGCAAAATTTTCCATTCTGTGGTCGGGCTGCGGTCTTGCATATCAGAAGGTGCAATTATTGAAGACACTTTGTTGATGGGGGCAGATTATTACGAG ACAGAATCTGATAAAAGGTTTTTGGCTGCTAAAGGCAGTGTTCCAATTGGTATTGGCAGAAATTCCCATATCAAAAGAGCAATTGTTGACAAAAATGCTAGAATTGGAGAAAATGTGAAG ATAATTAACACTGACAATGTTCAAGAAGCTGCAAGGGAAACCGAAGGTTATTTCATTAAAAGCGGGATCGTTACAGTAATCAAGGATGCGTTAATTCCTAGTGGAACTGTCATATAG
- the LOC123920039 gene encoding FT-interacting protein 3-like: MAIEKVDFNLKAISPSIRATKSPDNGGIITQTDLIEINLFLFVKIVGARNLGAHNGHHNFDPYVEVKAGSFQGRTLCFWRNLNPEWNQVFALDNDHIQTEEITTVEILLKDNVRKYDEYMGKISLNISDISTRFPSDSELAPQWCVLEDQRGRRFRGALMMSCWIGTQGDESFHEALHLQLDNVSIGPHNVVNTCSRIYIMPRIWCLRLNLVQIEGLRVKADDPSISSDIFIHVSLGISTFTSKLVKNNNGNPTWDEKDVLFAVAEPFNQILVLSVEQGTYTRHKCLGRCEFPVKNANMISDGSAPPTKTVDVIQNQGFVSKLSMMICLDGGYHMFDEDPQYCSDRNPTCPDFWRPKIGSFEMGILKATGLPAMKPQGRTDAYCVAKYGSKWIRSRTVVNSLSPKWNELYSWDVYDHCTFITISVFDNSQLHEGNIDLGAMDTRIGKVRISLQEMKTNQIYRYSYPLVELQPSGLKKMGELELAFKFTCPTMLSVWKPSFDVFIMYTMPILPSQHFSHPLSPAQFYRLRKQIITLVSLNMSKAEPPLRREVIDYMLDSREKQWSVRRWRADLERIGVFVRWLIVIYTQFDEICKWKDMYKTIIVILVLGYMWWNPQSLLPVMFACLIIHVLVQFRNKPKTLSHVDLQLSHVHTTSIDELEEEFDPIPSKFEDIILRHRYDRLRVAAGQHVTWMGELATRIERLQSLLNWHDSISTPLVMIMCLITGFLTSVVPFKWLLCCWLLYLLRGPKFRGPFPLFYENWLRRMPSKLDSMI; this comes from the coding sequence ATGGCAATTGAAAAAGTGGATTTCAATTTGAAGGCCATTTCTCCAAGCATTAGAGCCACTAAAAGTCCAGACAATGGGGGAATCATAACTCAGACCGACCTTATCGAAATCAATTTGTTCTTATTTGTAAAAATTGTTGGAGCCAGAAATTTAGGTGCACATAATGGTCATCACAATTTTGATCCTTATGTGGAGGTGAAAGCTGGGAGTTTTCAAGGGAGAACGTTGTGCTTCTGGCGTAACTTGAATCCAGAATGGAACCAAGTTTTCGCTCTTGACAATGATCATATTCAAACCGAAGAGATAACAACCGTTGAGATTCTTCTAAAGGATAATGTTCGTAAGTACGATGAATATATGGGTAAGATTTCATTGAATATTTCTGATATTTCTACAAGGTTTCCAAGTGATAGTGAACTTGCACCACAATGGTGTGTACTTGAGGATCAAAGAGGGAGACGATTTAGGGGCGCGCTTATGATGTCTTGTTGGATAGGAACTCAAGGCGATGAATCGTTTCATGAAGCTTTGCATTTACAATTAGATAATGTATCAATTGGTCCTCACAATGTTGTGAATACTTGCTCAAGGATATATATTATGCCTAGGATTTGGTGTCTTAGACTTAATTTGGTTCAAATCGAGGGACTTAGAGTTAAAGCCGATGACCCGTCTATAAGTTCTGATATTTTCATCCATGTTAGTTTAGGGATTTCGACTTTCACTAGCAAGTTGGTGAAAAACAACAATGGAAACCCAACTTGGGATGAAAAAGATGTTTTATTTGCCGTGGCCGAACCATTTAATCAGATATTGGTTTTGAGTGTGGAGCAAGGAACATATACAAGGCATAAGTGCTTAGGTAGATGTGAATTTCCTGTTAAGAATGCAAATATGATAAGTGATGGTTCCGCTCCGCCTACTAAAACGGTTGATGTTATACAAAATCAAGGATTTGTCAGTAAGCTTAGTATGATGATCTGTTTGGACGGAGGGTATCATATGTTTGACGAAGATCCGCAATACTGCAGTGATAGGAATCCAACATGCCCTGACTTTTGGAGACCAAAAATTGGATCTTTCGAGATGGGGATATTGAAAGCTACAGGGCTTCCGGCAATGAAACCACAAGGTCGTACCGATGCCTATTGTGTGGCTAAATATGGCTCGAAATGGATTCGGTCAAGAACCGTTGTTAATAGTCTTTCTCCAAAGTGGAATGAACTATACTCTTGGGATGTCTATGATCATTGCACATTTATCACAATTTCTGTGTTTGATAATAGTCAACTACATGAAGGAAATATAGATTTAGGTGCAATGGATACAAGGATAGGGAAAGTGAGAATCTCTCTACAAGAAATGAAAACCAATCAAATTTACAGATATTCTTATCCTCTTGTCGAACTTCAACCTTCCGGGCTAAAGAAAATGGGGGAACTTGAATTGGCTTTCAAGTTTACTTGTCCTACGATGCTTAGTGTGTGGAAACCGTCGTTTGATGTGTTTATAATGTACACAATGCCGATACTTCCTTCACAACATTTCTCCCATCCGCTGTCTCCAGCTCAGTTCTATAGATTAAGGAAACAAATTATCACGCTTGTGTCGTTAAATATGAGCAAAGCTGAACCACCATTGAGAAGAGAGGTTATTGATTATATGCTAGATTCGCGTGAAAAACAGTGGAGCGTGAGAAGATGGAGAGCTGATTTGGAAAGGATTGGCGTCTTTGTACGTTGGTTGATTGTTATTTACACTCAATTCGACGAGATATGCAAGTGGAAAGATATGTATAAAACAATAATAGTTATCTTGGTTTTGGGATATATGTGGTGGAACCCTCAAAGTTTGTTGCCGGTAATGTTTGCATGTCTTATCATTCATGTGTTAGTGCAGTTTCGAAACAAGCCAAAAACACTATCTCATGTAGATTTGCAATTGTCTCATGTTCATACAACAAGTATAGATGAATTGGAAGAAGAGTTTGATCCAATACCGTCAAAATTCGAAGACATCATTTTGAGGCATAGATATGATCGATTAAGAGTTGCTGCTGGGCAACACGTAACGTGGATGGGTGAGTTAGCCACAAGAATAGAGAGACTGCAGTCTCTTTTGAATTGGCATGATTCAATATCTACCCCGTTAGTTATGATTATGTGTCTGATAACCGGCTTTTTGACTTCTGTCGTTCCGTTCAAGTGGCTTCTATGCTGTTGGTTGCTATATTTGTTAAGGGGCCCGAAGTTTCGTGGGCCCTTTCCTCTATTTTATGAAAATTGGCTTAGAAGGATGCCTTCAAAATTAGACAGCATGATATGA